In the Periplaneta americana isolate PAMFEO1 unplaced genomic scaffold, P.americana_PAMFEO1_priV1 scaffold_84, whole genome shotgun sequence genome, one interval contains:
- the LOC138694203 gene encoding piggyBac transposable element-derived protein 4-like: protein MGTENTSNICKWLDEDLDVGIENESDDESNKEDLLNEVHDSNSEQDNEEEDDDYGDGDERLMSINDGNCYTGRDNTTIWQEEPVSLRGRRRAQNIVIHLPGPKRAAKNARTHTECFDCFIDQTIINVIVRRTNIYIEKVKRNYGRDRDCKLTNDVEIRALLGILYLAGALKSGRLNVRELWDKNGTGIESIYLTMTYNRFQFLLRCLRFDNIHDRQERKEIDKLAAVREVFELFVQNSQRCYIPSEYVTTDEQLVAFRGRCPMKVYIPTKPAKYGIKIFAMVDVKTYYTHNLEIYAGIQPDGPFHQSNSAHAVVKRLVHPIKGTGRNVTTDNWFTSIPLCLDLLENDKITLVGTLKKNKREIPPHFTTTQDREVNSTLFGFNENCTIISYVPKKNKTVLALSTMHYDKAMDEETGGSQKPEIIFFYNRTKCAVDVLDQLCSAYDVSRNSRRWPLTIFFDILNIAGVNALVVYSANKQKILRKNFLKTLALNLMKPLISERITQQTIPREIKRRGEQLLGIPQTGQEEGTRPEGIGRCYMCGRTRNKSTRQSCSQCLKRICPTHSDVICLNCVEDMHRPTQIIESDVD from the coding sequence atgggcacggaaaatacaagcaatatttgcaagtggctagatgaagatctggatgttggcattgaaaatgaaagtgatgatgaaagcaacaaagaagatcttttgaatgaagttcacgattctaattcagaacaagacaatgaggaggaggatgatgattatggtgatggtgatgaaagactaatgtctataaatgatggaaactgctatacgggaagagacaacactacaatttggcaggaagaaccagtatctctacgagggagaagaagagcacaaaatatagtgattcatttaccgggccctaaaagagctgcaaaaaatgcgcggacacacacagagtgttttgactgctttattgatcagacaataatcaatgtaatagtaaggcgtactaatatttatattgaaaaagtgaagcgtaattacggacgtgacagagattgcaaattaacaaatgacgttgaaattcgagcactcttaggtattttgtatcttgctggtgctttgaaatcgggaagactgaacgtaagagaactatgggataaaaatggcacaggtatagagtcaatttacctgactatgacctacaatagattccaatttttgttacgatgtctacgctttgataacattcatgacaggcaggaaaggaaagaaattgataaactggctgctgtacgtgaagtgttcgagttatttgttcagaattcacaaaggtgctacattccaagcgaatatgtaactacagacgagcagttggttgcattcagaggacgatgtcccatgaaagtgtatatacctactaaaccagcaaaatatgggatcaaaatttttgctatggtggatgtgaaaacatattacactcataacttggaaatttatgctggtattcaaccagatggtccatttcaccaaagtaacagtgcacatgcagtggtgaagaggctggttcatcccatcaaaggaacaggaagaaatgtgaccaccgataactggttcacgagcatacctctgtgtttagatcttctagaaaatgacaaaattacacttgtaggaaccttgaaaaaaaacaaaagagaaatccctcctcatttcacaactactcaagacagggaagttaacagtacattgtttggattcaatgaaaactgcacaattatttcgtatgtaccgaagaaaaacaaaacagtgttagcattatcaaccatgcattatgataaggcaatggatgaggaaacaggaggaagccagaagcctgaaataatatttttttataatagaactaaatgtgctgtggatgtcctggaccagttatgctcagcctatgatgtaagcagaaattcacgccgctggcctctgactattttctttgacatactgaacatagcaggtgtcaatgctcttgttgtttattctgcaaacaaacaaaaaattctacggaaaaacttcctaaaaacccttgctctgaacctaatgaagccactaatttccgagcgtatcacccaacagacaattccaagagaaataaagagaagaggagagcaactgttaggcattccacaaacaggtcaagaagaaggaacacggccagaaggtattggtaggtgctacatgtgtggtagaacaagaaacaagagcacaagacaatcttgttcccagtgcttgaagagaatttgtcctactcattcagatgtaatttgtttgaactgtgtagaagatatgcataggcctactcagataattgaatcagatgtagattag